Part of the Sporomusa termitida genome, GCCACAATTTCTATAGGCTTAGCCGCGGGAAAAGTAATCATGATCTGATCGTCAGCCTGCGCTTTATAATTGGCTTTGGCCGCCTTACCATTGACAGTGACCAGTTTGCCGGCAATCAGTTTTTGCAGGTGGGAGCGGGACAGTTCGGGAAACCGGTTTGTCAGGAGGACATCCAGCCTGCCCCCCTGTTCTTCGTCTGTTGCCGCAAAACTTGTGGTATGACTGACAGGTGTTTGATTTTGCTCCACAGTATCATCCCTATCTTGATTTTTCTTGATTTTCATTAGGAAAAGACCTAAATATCAGTGTATAAATTACGCAGCCGACACCTGTTACAATGGCAATATCGGCCACATTGAACACCGGCCAGATACGGAAATCAAAAAAATCAATGACATAGCCGGTCTGGATCCTGTCGATAACATTACCAACCGCGCCGCCGGCCAGCAGGCTTAAACCCAGGCGCATCAGGCGGAATTTATCAGGAATCTGTTGAAAAAAATAAATAGTAAAAGTTAGCATAAGCAACGCAATTATGATAAAAAACTTCTGCTGGTTTTCTAAAATACCAAAAGCAGCACCGGGATTTAACACATAGGTAATATGAAAAATATTGTCCAGCACCGGCAGTGACATTCCGGGCAGCATATGGGCCTGAATATACTGTTTAGACAACTGATCAAGGATGATAACTGCTATGGCAATGATTCCAAATCCTAATATCGGCACCAAACCTCTCTCCCATTCTTATCTGGCTGACTTAAACTATGATAACATGATACCGGAATTTTTTCCAAACGTAAAGAAGCGCGGCCAAAATTGCCGCGTTTCTTACTGGTGCCTTGGCAAAAAAAATTGGATGTTAGTTTTAGACAACGTAGATTTTTTCGCAATGCAAGGCGGAGGACGCTAACTGATTCATTAAGAGCTGCTTTAATGATCCTGTAGGATATGGGCCTCTTATTACTGGCACGGGCCGCGCTGGACACATGTAAGGCGACGGTAACGAAGCTGGGCGGGAAATATCGCGTCAAGAACACTGTAGATTTGGGTTTGGTGGACTACTTGTTTTTATGGGGCAGGAAGTAGCGTTCAAAGGCATCTCGGTAGTAATAGACAATGAAGCCTGTAATGATAAGCAATGATGTAATCGCCGCTGCCCATTTGAAATCATGGCTCAGATTTTGCCCCACTATTGAATAGAGCAGAATAGCCGGTGTCTGGCCGATAGCGGTAGCGACTGTAAACTGAAGTAAAGAGATTTTTGTCAGGCCTGCGCCATAGCTTATCACTTTAAATGGAACAAGCGGGACGAGTCTGGTGATAAATACGGCCAGCACACCATGTTTTTTAAAAAAGGTATCGGTAAAAATTAAATATTTTACGCTGATAAACCGCTCGACTACCGGACGTCCATACCAACGGGCAATGCTAAAGTCAAGGCCGGCGCCCAGGAGCGCCCCTGCCCAGGAATATAAAGAGCCTAATTTCCAGCCAAATATCCAGGCGTTTGTTATCGTTATAA contains:
- the lspA gene encoding signal peptidase II, with the protein product MPILGFGIIAIAVIILDQLSKQYIQAHMLPGMSLPVLDNIFHITYVLNPGAAFGILENQQKFFIIIALLMLTFTIYFFQQIPDKFRLMRLGLSLLAGGAVGNVIDRIQTGYVIDFFDFRIWPVFNVADIAIVTGVGCVIYTLIFRSFPNENQEKSR
- a CDS encoding TVP38/TMEM64 family protein — protein: MTRPEPNCIIIAKICVLGLVVAAYFGLPGVQQFATEGITYLKCRNFEGLRQFILSYGLWAPLTSIALMTLQSMVPLVPGLIITITNAWIFGWKLGSLYSWAGALLGAGLDFSIARWYGRPVVERFISVKYLIFTDTFFKKHGVLAVFITRLVPLVPFKVISYGAGLTKISLLQFTVATAIGQTPAILLYSIVGQNLSHDFKWAAAITSLLIITGFIVYYYRDAFERYFLPHKNK